One window of Atribacter laminatus genomic DNA carries:
- a CDS encoding L-ribulose-5-phosphate 4-epimerase: MLMDLKKKVYEANIELQKKGLVIYTWGNASEIDQKKKLVIIKPSGVPYEKLTSEMMVVVDLNGQIIEGNYRPSVDTKIHLDLYKAFPELGGIVHTHSTYATAWAQAQKSIPCFGGTHADYFFGEVPCTRPLTEQEVEESFEGETGKVIAECFATKKPLDVPGVLVASHGPFSWGKDCHQAVFNAVVLEELARMALFTIQINPEIQSIPQSLLEKRYLRKHGKDATYGQII; this comes from the coding sequence ATGTTAATGGATTTGAAAAAAAAGGTGTATGAAGCGAATATTGAGCTTCAAAAAAAAGGTTTGGTTATCTATACCTGGGGAAATGCCAGTGAAATAGATCAGAAAAAAAAATTAGTCATTATTAAGCCCAGCGGTGTTCCTTACGAAAAACTGACTTCAGAAATGATGGTGGTTGTCGATCTTAATGGACAGATAATTGAAGGAAATTATCGACCATCAGTGGACACCAAAATTCATTTGGACTTATATAAGGCTTTTCCCGAATTGGGTGGGATTGTTCATACTCACTCAACTTATGCAACGGCATGGGCGCAGGCCCAAAAGAGTATTCCATGTTTCGGTGGGACTCATGCCGATTATTTTTTTGGCGAGGTCCCTTGTACCAGGCCACTTACCGAACAAGAGGTTGAAGAATCTTTTGAAGGAGAAACCGGAAAAGTGATTGCCGAATGTTTTGCAACCAAAAAACCTCTTGATGTTCCCGGAGTATTAGTGGCCAGTCATGGACCATTCTCTTGGGGGAAAGATTGTCACCAAGCAGTTTTTAATGCGGTAGTTCTTGAAGAGTTGGCTCGCATGGCATTGTTTACCATACAAATCAATCCAGAAATTCAAAGCATACCACAAAGTTTATTAGAAAAGCGTTACTTGAGAAAGCACGGGAAAGATGCGACCTATGGGCAGATTATATAA
- a CDS encoding sugar-binding transcriptional regulator, protein MKSDTFHQDLMREVAKLYYYEDLTQDQIGEIVGLSRQKVWRVLKKAKEEGIVQIKIIEPSDKELENENQLKEKFGLKEVKITLSFQENDKILLKRVAQVAASYLRNRLDPYSTLGVAYGKTIFEIIHYLTPKKIPGLRVVQIMGGYGKLKGDVMAVELARRIAENFDGQVVYLMAPAFAKDQATRDAILSNEGVFKVLDMSKKVDIALVGIGGVLETSTLLDTGDLYDHEIEELRKKKVVGNICGNFYDETGAIIETLADKRRISISLQDLQEIPLVIGVAGGKNKFLPILGALKGRFIQALITDDLTASQLINHEK, encoded by the coding sequence ATGAAGTCCGATACCTTTCATCAGGATCTAATGCGAGAAGTGGCTAAATTATATTACTACGAAGATTTAACTCAAGATCAGATAGGAGAAATTGTTGGCCTTTCTCGTCAAAAAGTTTGGAGAGTGCTTAAAAAAGCTAAAGAAGAGGGTATTGTCCAAATTAAAATTATAGAACCTTCAGATAAGGAATTGGAAAATGAAAATCAGCTTAAGGAAAAATTTGGTTTAAAGGAAGTTAAGATTACACTATCCTTTCAAGAAAACGACAAAATACTTTTAAAAAGAGTTGCCCAAGTTGCAGCCTCTTATTTAAGAAATCGCTTAGATCCCTATTCAACCTTAGGAGTGGCTTATGGGAAAACCATTTTTGAAATAATCCACTATCTCACTCCTAAAAAAATACCCGGTTTAAGAGTGGTTCAAATTATGGGGGGTTATGGAAAATTAAAAGGGGACGTCATGGCAGTTGAATTGGCCCGTCGGATTGCTGAAAATTTTGATGGTCAGGTTGTTTATTTGATGGCTCCGGCATTTGCCAAGGATCAAGCCACTCGAGATGCGATTTTAAGTAATGAAGGTGTTTTTAAAGTTCTCGATATGTCAAAAAAAGTTGATATAGCTTTGGTAGGAATTGGAGGAGTTTTGGAGACTTCAACCCTTCTTGATACCGGGGATTTGTATGATCATGAAATTGAAGAATTACGAAAGAAAAAAGTCGTTGGGAATATTTGTGGCAATTTTTACGATGAAACTGGAGCTATTATTGAAACCTTAGCTGATAAAAGAAGAATCAGTATAAGCCTTCAAGACTTACAAGAAATACCATTGGTAATTGGGGTAGCTGGGGGGAAGAATAAGTTTCTTCCCATTCTGGGAGCACTCAAGGGAAGATTCATTCAAGCTTTGATAACCGATGACCTGACTGCCTCACAATTGATCAACCATGAAAAATAA
- a CDS encoding alpha-ketoacid dehydrogenase subunit beta, translated as MPDRVITYSEAIREALREELKNDPQVFLMGEDIGIYGGAFAVTLGLYEEFGPERVIDTPISEAAIIGAAAGASLVGMRTVAEIQFSDFIAIGMDQLVNQAAKIRFMFGGKASVPMVVRAPIGSGTGAAAQHSQSQEAWYAHVPGLKVVLPSNPADAKGLLKSAIRDDNPVIFLEHKLLYKTKGVVPEEEYLIPLGKADVKRTGADLTIIGYSNLIPKSLQAAEKLAQEGIDVEVLDLRSLRPLDTEAITKSIQKTHRALVVYEAPQLGGFGAEVAAFIGEKCFDDLDSPVMRLGGLEMPPPYNPRLEKQLVPQVEDIVNGVRKLMKG; from the coding sequence ATGCCTGATCGAGTGATTACTTATTCTGAAGCCATCCGGGAAGCATTGCGTGAAGAGCTAAAAAATGATCCTCAGGTTTTTTTAATGGGGGAAGATATTGGTATTTATGGTGGTGCTTTTGCCGTAACCCTTGGTTTATATGAAGAGTTTGGTCCAGAACGGGTCATTGATACTCCAATTTCGGAAGCAGCCATAATTGGTGCAGCTGCCGGGGCTTCTTTGGTGGGAATGCGAACAGTCGCCGAAATCCAATTTTCAGATTTTATTGCCATTGGCATGGATCAATTGGTCAACCAGGCGGCAAAAATCCGTTTTATGTTTGGCGGGAAAGCGTCGGTACCTATGGTGGTTAGGGCTCCCATTGGTTCGGGTACTGGAGCAGCAGCTCAACATTCTCAAAGCCAGGAAGCCTGGTATGCTCACGTGCCAGGATTAAAAGTAGTTTTACCTTCAAATCCTGCTGATGCCAAAGGGCTTTTAAAAAGCGCTATACGAGATGATAACCCGGTTATTTTTTTAGAGCATAAATTGTTATACAAAACCAAGGGAGTGGTTCCAGAAGAAGAATATTTAATTCCATTAGGGAAGGCAGATGTGAAAAGAACTGGCGCTGATCTCACTATTATTGGCTATTCTAATCTCATTCCCAAAAGCTTACAAGCAGCGGAAAAATTGGCTCAAGAAGGGATTGATGTAGAGGTTTTGGATCTTCGTTCCCTTCGTCCACTGGATACCGAAGCCATTACTAAATCTATACAAAAGACCCATCGAGCGTTGGTGGTTTATGAAGCTCCTCAATTGGGAGGGTTCGGTGCTGAGGTGGCAGCATTTATTGGAGAGAAATGTTTTGATGACCTTGATTCTCCTGTTATGCGCTTGGGGGGTCTTGAAATGCCCCCACCCTATAATCCTCGTTTAGAAAAGCAATTAGTCCCTCAAGTGGAAGATATCGTTAATGGGGTTAGAAAGTTAATGAAAGGATAA